The following are from one region of the Nymphaea colorata isolate Beijing-Zhang1983 chromosome 7, ASM883128v2, whole genome shotgun sequence genome:
- the LOC116258136 gene encoding putative methylesterase 12, chloroplastic: MGNQATCMSAEDVKEVGRSGSARKGRSQRKMRAEEEALHRQALAMAIQQHSQRFDGSMSRRILGANGKQNLPGVSSSRRRDLSESFAHLKLAPEIFDSLETKKIVLIHGEGFGAWCWFKSIALLEEAGFLPIALDLAGSGTNGTDANSITSLSEYAKPLTDYLCSLPENEKVILVGHSCGGACIAYALELYPKKISKAVFLSATMLSNGQRPFDVFAEELASADLFSPESKLLMYGNGKDVPPTGLKLQKHHIKGLYFNQSTAKDIALAGVSMRPIPLGPIMERLSLTQENYGSVRRFFIQTLDDRVLSPDIQEKMVRENTPEKVYKIKGSDHCPFFSKPQSLHKLLVEITQLP; encoded by the exons atgggtaaCCAGGCAACGTGCATGTCTGCGGAGGATGTGAAAGAGGTTGGCAGATCAGGGAGCGCAAGAAAGGGGAGGTCACAAAGGAAGATGCGTGCAGAGGAAGAGGCTCTGCACAGGCAGGCGTTGGCAATGGCCATCCAGCAGCATTCTCAGCGGTTCGATGGGTCCATGTCGAGGAGGATCTTGGGTGCCAACGGGAAGCAAAACCTTCCAGGGGTGTCTAGCTCTAGGAGGAGGGACCTGTCTGAGTCCTTCGCCCATCTCAAGTTG GCACCAGAAATTTTTGACagtttagaaacaaaaaaaattgttctaattCATGGAGAAGGATTTGGAGCTTGGTGTTGGTTCAAGTCAATTGCTCTTTTGGAAGAAGCAGGATTTCTTCCCATTGCACTGGATCTTGCTGGATCAGGCACCAACGGCACTGATGCAAACAGTATCACATCATTATCAGAGTATGCAAAACCTTTGACGGATTATTTATGCAGCCTACCTGAGAATGAGAAG GTTATTTTGGTTGGACACAGCTGTGGAGGAGCTTGTATAGCTTATGCTCTCGAGTTATACCCAAAGAAGATCTCAAAAGCAGTTTTCTTAAGTGCTACAATGCTATCTAATGGGCAAAGACCATTTGATGTGTTTGCTGAAGAG CTAGCTTCTGCAGATCTTTTTTCTCCGGAGTCAAAGCTGTTGATGTATGGCAATGGTAAAGATGTGCCTCCTACTGGACTTAAGCTGCAGAAGCACCATATCAAGGGATTGTACTTTAACCAATCCACAGCTAAG GATATCGCCTTGGCCGGTGTCTCGATGCGCCCTATACCATTGGGACCCATAATGGAGAGGTTGTCCCTTACTCAAGAAAATTATGGAAGCGTCCGGCGGTTCTTTATTCAGACGCTTGATGATCGTGTGCTCTCACCTGATATTCAGGAGAAGATGGTGAGGGAGAACACACCAGAAAAGGTCTACAAGATTAAAGGCAGTGATCATTGCCCATTCTTCTCAAAACCACAGTCGCTGCACAAACTTCTTGTTGAGATCACGCAGCTGCCGTGA